In a single window of the Paenibacillus sp. MMS20-IR301 genome:
- a CDS encoding glycoside hydrolase family 43 protein, translating into MAVQLPVSYRNPVISGFHPDPSICRVGEDYFLVTSSFEYFPGVPLFHSTDLVNWQQLGHVLTRTSQLNLRNTGSSGGIYAPTIRHHAGRFYMTTTNVSGGGNFFVYTDDPWGEWSDPVYVDQPGIDPDLFFDEDGAVYYTSAHDAGGQGAYQSRIDVKTGERLTDIQLVWKGSGGQHPEAPHLYHIGEWYYLMIAEGGTEYGHMVTIARSKRPDGPFEGCPHNPILSHRSLLSPIQATGHGDLIQAPDGGWWAVFLGIRPVGYPMQHHLGRETFLAPVSWTADGWPVIGDNGIVSELMPADGLRLQPLPAAPVRDDFEAKELAPCWTFLRTPDRENWSLTEKSGSLTLHGSPVTLNEAATPAFVGRRQQHFAGRFAAHLTFAPQQDGEEAGLTVFMNERFHYELAVTQLGGVRVLIFRRRLGTLWRIEQEIPWASDTAVLTICADKSQYVFNYSDGGSEPVIIGQGESGLLSTEVAGGFTGVFIAMYATGNGKCSQAPAHFDWFDYQELC; encoded by the coding sequence TTGGCTGTTCAGCTGCCTGTAAGCTACAGGAATCCCGTAATCAGCGGGTTTCATCCCGATCCCAGCATCTGCCGGGTAGGAGAAGATTATTTTTTAGTAACCAGTTCGTTTGAATATTTCCCGGGGGTGCCGCTGTTTCATAGTACAGATCTGGTGAACTGGCAGCAGCTTGGCCATGTCCTGACACGGACTTCGCAATTGAATCTGCGTAATACCGGGAGCTCAGGAGGTATTTACGCACCTACCATCCGGCATCACGCCGGCAGGTTCTACATGACAACTACCAATGTCTCAGGCGGGGGCAACTTCTTCGTCTACACAGACGATCCTTGGGGAGAATGGTCCGATCCGGTCTATGTGGATCAGCCGGGGATCGATCCGGATCTGTTCTTCGATGAGGACGGGGCGGTCTATTATACCAGTGCACACGACGCCGGGGGCCAAGGGGCTTATCAGAGCCGGATTGATGTGAAGACGGGCGAACGCCTGACGGATATTCAGCTCGTATGGAAGGGGAGCGGCGGCCAGCATCCTGAAGCACCGCACCTCTACCATATTGGCGAATGGTATTATCTGATGATCGCCGAAGGCGGAACCGAATACGGGCATATGGTCACTATTGCCCGGAGCAAGCGGCCGGACGGCCCGTTTGAAGGCTGTCCGCATAATCCGATCCTCTCCCACCGGAGCCTGCTGAGCCCGATCCAGGCTACAGGACACGGGGATCTGATTCAAGCACCGGACGGAGGCTGGTGGGCGGTATTCCTGGGAATCCGGCCTGTCGGCTATCCGATGCAGCATCATTTGGGCCGGGAAACATTCCTGGCGCCGGTGAGCTGGACAGCTGACGGCTGGCCGGTCATCGGCGATAACGGAATAGTCAGCGAGCTCATGCCCGCAGACGGTCTGAGGCTGCAGCCGCTGCCAGCGGCTCCGGTCCGGGATGATTTCGAAGCCAAGGAGCTGGCTCCCTGCTGGACCTTCCTGCGTACCCCTGACCGTGAGAACTGGTCACTTACAGAGAAGAGCGGCAGTCTGACACTGCACGGTTCGCCGGTTACATTGAATGAAGCAGCCACCCCTGCATTTGTCGGGCGCAGACAGCAGCACTTCGCAGGCCGCTTCGCAGCGCATTTGACGTTTGCACCGCAGCAGGACGGTGAAGAAGCCGGACTTACAGTTTTTATGAACGAACGGTTTCATTATGAGCTTGCAGTAACACAGCTTGGCGGCGTACGCGTACTGATTTTCCGCAGACGACTGGGGACACTATGGAGGATTGAGCAGGAGATCCCGTGGGCATCAGATACTGCCGTACTGACCATCTGTGCTGACAAGTCTCAATATGTCTTCAATTACTCGGATGGCGGGAGCGAGCCGGTAATCATCGGACAGGGGGAAAGCGGGCTGTTGTCCACTGAAGTAGCAGGCGGTTTTACCGGGGTATTTATAGCAATGTACGCTACAGGCAACGGGAAGTGTTCGCAGGCTCCGGCTCACTTTGACTGGTTCGATTACCAGGAGTTATGTTAG
- a CDS encoding Ig-like domain-containing protein, with protein sequence MIQVTSQGDAYVVSSLGLQVDVNAPLFVFNKSSNVSSALVGDNIQYTITASNNGTASATLVLLQDSFPASGVFVPGSLSVNGINQPAANPVTGLNLGVIAPGQTVTIVYSVQIVSRPAGSTQSNVANLTYNFQSLPNGPVFSGMARSNGNNVAIGNRPPTVPNYALTTTEGVAVSGQVVGADIDGDPLTYSQNSVPTNGTASVNPDGTFTYTPNPGFVGMDSFTVLVSDQQGGTAISTITITIVNQPPVAQSLNLTTNKNVPVPGQVIATDPDGDPLVYALNTPPGNGSVVVNVDGSFTYTPNPGFAGTDMFTVLVSDPNGGTALSTVTIQVINLPPVTSNLNLTTPENIALPGQVTGTDPDGDPLTFTLASPPVNGTVVVNPNGTFTYTPDLNFIGTDTFTVQVSDPSGGVAIATVTVQVINLPPVTSNVTVSTLQNTPVPGQVTATDPNADPLTFSQNSLPANGTAVVNPDGTFLYTPNLGFVGVDSFTVLVSDGRGGTALATVTVNVANQAPVAQNLTITTNGNTPAAGQVIATDPDGNPLTFTLNTSPVNGTVLVNPDGTFVYTPSTGFTGTDSFTVTVSDGLGGTTVASVTVNVLDLPPVTSDVALSTLQNIPASGQVTATDPNADPLVFSLLTPPVNGSAAVGPDGSFVYTPNTGFVGPDSFSVLVSDGRGGTAVSTVTINVLNQNPVVQNQSLATPQNTPLAGQVVATDPDGDALAYVLHSSPGNGTAVVNPDGSFTYTPNIGFVGTDSFTVLVTDGKGGLAVGTVVVNVFNRPPVAQDLSLVTPVNAPVAGQIPATDPDGDILTYTVSAPPANGTVVLNPDGSFTYTPNFNFIGVDTFSVLVSDGKGGTATSNVTVAIPVAAPVTSDLTVTTTTNIPVGGQVIATDPQGQTLTYTLSVPPANGSVVLNPATGTFVYTPNLGFAGTDTFSVLVTNTSGVFVTSVVTANVSNTPPVAQNLTLNTLQNTPTGGQIPAVDPDGNPLTYTLSVPPALGTVLLNPDGSFTYTPNAGVVGTDTFSVLVSDGRGGTATSVVTVNIIDQPPITQNVQLSTPANTPVAGAVTAIDPDGDALTFTLNAAPVFGTAVVNPDGTFTFTPDVNYIGPDSFTVLVSDGKGGNAVSTVFINVFNNPPVAVGTSVTTPENVPVAGAVTATDPEGNPITFTLLNPPVSGTVVVNPDGTFLYTPDSTFVGQDNFTVLASDGLGGTAIAPVIVTVTDIPPIAADTSISTNINTPASGQIIAVDPGGDPLTFSLQSPPVNGTAVVNPDGTFTYTPNTGYSGTDAFTVLVNDNQGGTVVATVRVNVVNQLPVVQNATLNTTQPLPVSGAIIAFDPDGDPLTYAIGTPPASGTVVLNPDGIFTYTPDPAFVGTDFFTVAVSDGRGGTTLATVTVNVAPNPPVATDVTLTTGSNTPVAGQITAVDPDGNPFSFTLLSPPVNGTVIVNPDGTFTYTPNPNFIGTDSFTVLVTDSTGATSTGTVTINVVNLPPVAIGTSLTTNENIPVSGAVTATDPDGNLLTFTLGMPPANGTAVVNPDGTFTYTPNPGFAGTDVFAVLVSDGLGGTAMASAIITVLNLPPTAQDLSIGGIPNTPVNGQVIASDPSGDPLTYTINSFPVNGTAVLNPDGSFTYTPAFGFTGIDSFTVLVTDSNGASALSTVMITIPLLPPVITDEVYDTFADVPVAGQITAVDPEGSALTFTLAGLPSNGVAVVNPDGTFTYVPNMGFVGVDSFTVTATDIYGASATGTVTIQVIAVPPVAPDIALTTPVGTSVSGQAAATDPDTTVLLYTLYVPGPANGVAVVNQDGTFTYTPNPGFLGVDTFPIIVTDTFGLNDIAVVTVTVVADVPVASPVAVSTSAGQPITGAVIATDPAGLALTYSLGTPPANGTVVVNPDGTFTYTPNPGFAGTDSFTVIVTNSAGVSITVTVTVTVTPLGGPVTTNIGIGTIQNQPVSGRLPATSPAGLPLIYSAGSQPANGTVVVNPDGTFTYVPNPGFFGTDSFIITVTDSLGRSAQATITVIVYDPPSPAPIVLNAGLSTPEGTPVSGVAPGGAGAAYALLTPPVHGVLGFGANGSFVYTPNAGFTGTDTFILRITDALGNVYLYTVAVTVIPVAGALTVNYSTEANAALTGNLNNIGLGGITGAELVAAPGNASLSLNADGTFTLIPNTDYVGQNQFTLGVTDKDGKKYKVVGKVDTLPEGEE encoded by the coding sequence GTGATTCAGGTAACCTCACAAGGCGATGCGTATGTGGTCAGCAGTCTTGGGCTCCAGGTGGATGTCAATGCTCCGTTATTTGTGTTTAACAAAAGCTCTAATGTATCCTCCGCCCTTGTCGGTGACAATATCCAGTACACCATTACAGCGAGCAATAACGGCACTGCTTCCGCTACGCTTGTTCTGCTGCAGGACAGCTTCCCGGCCTCCGGTGTATTTGTTCCCGGCTCCCTCTCGGTCAACGGAATTAACCAGCCGGCTGCCAATCCGGTCACAGGCCTGAATCTGGGAGTCATAGCTCCAGGGCAGACCGTTACGATAGTGTATTCAGTACAGATTGTATCCCGCCCGGCCGGTTCTACCCAATCCAATGTCGCTAACCTGACCTACAACTTCCAGAGCCTTCCTAACGGTCCTGTCTTCAGCGGTATGGCACGCTCAAACGGCAACAATGTGGCTATAGGCAATAGGCCGCCTACAGTTCCTAACTATGCGCTTACTACAACTGAAGGTGTGGCTGTCTCGGGTCAGGTAGTGGGTGCAGATATCGACGGTGATCCGCTGACCTATTCTCAGAACTCTGTTCCCACGAATGGAACGGCCAGCGTTAATCCGGACGGCACATTCACGTATACCCCCAATCCCGGTTTCGTCGGTATGGATTCCTTCACTGTGCTGGTCAGTGACCAGCAGGGCGGAACAGCTATTTCGACGATTACAATTACTATAGTGAATCAGCCGCCGGTTGCCCAGAGCCTTAATCTGACCACTAATAAAAACGTGCCGGTTCCAGGCCAGGTCATTGCAACCGATCCGGATGGCGACCCGCTTGTGTATGCGCTGAACACTCCGCCGGGGAACGGCAGCGTAGTTGTTAATGTGGATGGCTCTTTCACCTACACGCCTAACCCCGGCTTCGCCGGTACCGATATGTTTACGGTGCTTGTCAGCGATCCGAATGGCGGTACAGCGCTGTCTACGGTAACCATTCAAGTTATTAATTTGCCTCCGGTTACCAGTAATTTGAATCTGACAACACCTGAAAATATTGCCCTTCCCGGCCAGGTGACCGGGACTGATCCGGATGGCGATCCCCTAACCTTCACGCTCGCTTCCCCGCCGGTAAACGGGACGGTAGTAGTTAATCCAAACGGAACGTTCACGTATACACCGGACTTGAACTTCATAGGAACTGACACCTTCACCGTACAGGTAAGTGATCCCAGCGGCGGAGTCGCCATCGCCACAGTCACAGTTCAGGTCATTAACCTTCCACCGGTTACCAGTAATGTTACCGTATCTACCCTGCAGAATACACCTGTTCCCGGGCAGGTCACAGCAACCGATCCTAACGCAGATCCATTAACCTTCTCGCAGAACTCGCTCCCGGCAAACGGAACTGCTGTTGTGAATCCCGACGGCACATTCCTTTATACGCCGAACCTTGGTTTTGTCGGAGTTGATTCCTTCACTGTACTGGTCAGTGACGGCAGAGGCGGAACGGCACTTGCCACCGTAACGGTCAATGTAGCCAATCAGGCACCGGTTGCCCAGAATTTGACGATTACCACGAATGGTAACACCCCTGCTGCCGGCCAGGTCATAGCTACCGATCCGGATGGCAATCCGCTCACCTTCACACTGAACACCAGCCCGGTAAATGGAACGGTCCTGGTGAATCCGGATGGTACATTCGTCTACACGCCTAGCACCGGCTTCACCGGTACAGATTCCTTTACGGTTACGGTCTCTGATGGGCTCGGCGGTACAACAGTGGCCTCTGTAACGGTTAATGTGCTTGATCTGCCGCCGGTGACCAGCGATGTAGCACTCTCCACCCTTCAGAATATCCCGGCTTCCGGGCAGGTTACCGCTACCGATCCTAACGCAGATCCGCTCGTCTTCTCTTTGCTGACTCCGCCAGTGAACGGAAGTGCAGCAGTGGGCCCGGATGGTTCATTTGTCTACACGCCAAATACGGGCTTTGTGGGTCCGGATTCGTTCTCGGTGCTGGTCAGTGACGGACGGGGCGGAACAGCGGTCTCCACCGTTACGATTAACGTGCTCAATCAGAACCCGGTGGTACAGAATCAATCTCTGGCTACACCGCAGAATACGCCTCTGGCCGGCCAGGTAGTCGCTACGGATCCGGACGGTGATGCGCTGGCCTATGTCCTGCATTCTTCACCAGGGAACGGTACTGCCGTAGTGAACCCGGATGGGTCCTTCACTTATACCCCGAATATCGGATTTGTCGGAACCGATTCCTTCACCGTGCTGGTCACGGACGGGAAAGGCGGCTTAGCCGTTGGTACCGTCGTCGTTAATGTATTTAACCGTCCGCCGGTCGCACAGGATCTTTCGCTGGTCACACCGGTCAATGCACCTGTAGCCGGGCAGATTCCGGCCACAGATCCGGATGGCGATATTCTTACCTACACAGTGTCTGCACCGCCGGCAAACGGTACGGTTGTGCTTAACCCGGACGGCTCCTTTACGTATACGCCGAATTTCAATTTCATCGGAGTAGACACCTTCTCTGTGCTGGTCAGTGACGGCAAGGGCGGTACGGCAACTTCCAATGTTACGGTTGCCATTCCGGTGGCTGCACCGGTCACTTCTGATCTCACTGTCACTACCACTACTAATATTCCTGTAGGCGGCCAGGTCATTGCAACTGATCCGCAGGGGCAAACGCTGACGTATACCCTCTCTGTTCCACCGGCTAATGGTTCAGTTGTTCTTAACCCGGCAACCGGTACCTTCGTCTACACGCCTAATCTCGGTTTTGCCGGCACGGATACCTTCTCCGTACTCGTTACGAATACGAGCGGCGTATTTGTTACTTCAGTAGTTACAGCGAACGTATCAAATACACCGCCTGTTGCCCAGAATCTGACGCTGAACACACTGCAGAATACACCGACAGGCGGACAGATTCCTGCGGTTGACCCGGATGGCAATCCGCTGACGTATACATTATCTGTTCCTCCTGCACTTGGAACTGTGCTGCTGAATCCGGATGGTTCGTTCACCTATACACCTAATGCCGGAGTAGTTGGAACCGATACGTTCAGTGTGCTGGTCAGTGACGGCAGAGGCGGTACCGCTACCTCCGTGGTAACGGTTAATATTATCGATCAGCCGCCAATTACGCAAAATGTACAGCTCAGCACACCGGCCAATACACCGGTGGCCGGCGCAGTAACCGCCATCGACCCTGATGGGGATGCGCTCACCTTTACATTGAATGCTGCCCCTGTCTTCGGTACTGCGGTGGTGAATCCGGACGGTACTTTTACCTTTACCCCGGATGTTAATTATATCGGACCTGATTCGTTCACCGTACTCGTCAGTGACGGCAAAGGCGGAAATGCTGTTTCTACGGTGTTCATTAATGTGTTCAATAACCCGCCCGTAGCTGTCGGAACCAGTGTAACTACACCGGAGAATGTCCCTGTGGCTGGTGCAGTAACGGCAACCGACCCGGAAGGCAATCCGATTACGTTCACGCTGCTGAACCCGCCGGTTAGCGGAACGGTTGTCGTTAATCCGGATGGTACGTTCCTGTATACACCTGACTCAACGTTTGTCGGCCAGGATAACTTCACTGTACTTGCAAGCGACGGGCTGGGCGGTACAGCAATCGCTCCGGTCATCGTAACCGTAACCGACATTCCGCCAATTGCTGCAGACACTTCAATCAGCACGAACATTAACACTCCGGCCTCGGGGCAGATTATTGCGGTTGATCCGGGCGGTGACCCGCTCACATTCAGCCTGCAGTCACCGCCGGTTAATGGTACAGCTGTAGTTAACCCGGACGGCACTTTCACCTATACACCGAATACAGGCTATTCTGGTACCGATGCCTTCACAGTCCTTGTCAATGACAATCAGGGCGGTACCGTTGTTGCAACAGTGCGGGTTAATGTCGTGAATCAGCTGCCGGTAGTTCAGAATGCTACATTGAATACTACTCAGCCTCTGCCGGTCAGCGGAGCTATCATCGCATTTGACCCTGACGGCGATCCGTTGACGTATGCTATCGGTACCCCTCCAGCATCGGGTACAGTAGTGCTGAACCCGGATGGCATCTTCACCTATACGCCTGACCCGGCTTTTGTAGGCACAGATTTCTTCACAGTAGCAGTCAGCGATGGACGCGGCGGCACTACCCTCGCCACCGTTACTGTGAATGTAGCCCCTAATCCTCCGGTCGCCACGGATGTAACATTGACGACAGGCAGCAACACCCCTGTAGCAGGCCAGATTACAGCAGTAGATCCGGACGGGAATCCATTCAGCTTCACCCTGCTGTCACCGCCGGTAAACGGCACTGTAATTGTTAATCCGGACGGTACCTTTACGTATACACCTAATCCGAATTTCATTGGCACGGACAGCTTCACTGTTCTGGTTACTGACAGCACAGGAGCAACCAGCACTGGAACGGTTACCATTAATGTGGTCAATCTGCCGCCAGTCGCCATTGGTACCTCGCTGACTACGAACGAGAATATTCCAGTCAGCGGTGCTGTTACAGCTACCGATCCGGACGGTAATCTGCTGACCTTCACCCTAGGTATGCCACCGGCAAACGGCACTGCGGTGGTTAATCCGGATGGAACATTCACCTACACACCAAATCCGGGCTTCGCGGGTACAGATGTATTCGCTGTTCTCGTCAGTGACGGATTAGGCGGAACCGCAATGGCCAGTGCAATTATAACAGTGTTGAATCTGCCGCCGACCGCACAGGACCTGTCTATTGGCGGTATCCCCAATACTCCGGTTAACGGGCAGGTTATCGCATCTGATCCAAGTGGAGATCCCTTAACGTATACAATCAATTCATTCCCTGTCAACGGAACCGCCGTGCTGAATCCGGATGGTTCATTCACTTATACACCTGCGTTCGGGTTCACGGGAATTGATTCCTTCACAGTTCTGGTGACTGACAGCAACGGGGCAAGCGCCTTATCTACAGTAATGATAACCATCCCGCTGCTCCCGCCAGTGATTACAGATGAGGTGTATGATACCTTCGCTGATGTGCCGGTAGCCGGACAGATTACCGCTGTTGATCCTGAAGGCTCCGCATTAACCTTTACGCTGGCAGGACTGCCGTCAAATGGCGTTGCCGTTGTCAATCCTGACGGGACCTTCACGTATGTTCCGAATATGGGCTTCGTTGGTGTAGACAGCTTCACGGTTACCGCAACAGATATCTATGGTGCATCAGCTACCGGAACAGTCACTATTCAGGTTATTGCTGTACCTCCGGTTGCGCCGGATATTGCACTTACCACGCCTGTCGGCACATCAGTCAGCGGCCAGGCTGCAGCGACCGACCCGGATACGACTGTCTTGCTATATACGCTCTATGTCCCGGGACCGGCCAACGGGGTTGCAGTTGTGAATCAGGATGGAACATTCACGTATACGCCGAACCCTGGCTTTCTCGGCGTAGATACGTTCCCGATCATCGTAACCGATACCTTCGGGCTTAATGACATTGCTGTTGTCACTGTAACTGTCGTTGCTGACGTACCTGTAGCTTCACCAGTTGCTGTCAGTACCTCTGCTGGTCAACCGATTACCGGTGCTGTAATCGCAACTGATCCGGCCGGGCTGGCCTTGACCTATAGTTTGGGGACACCTCCGGCGAACGGAACAGTTGTGGTCAACCCGGACGGCACCTTCACGTATACGCCAAATCCGGGCTTCGCGGGTACAGACAGCTTCACAGTCATTGTAACGAACAGTGCCGGTGTCAGTATTACCGTCACAGTAACGGTTACTGTGACGCCGCTGGGCGGGCCGGTTACGACCAATATCGGAATTGGAACCATACAGAACCAGCCGGTATCCGGGCGGCTGCCTGCAACCAGCCCGGCGGGCCTGCCGTTGATATATTCGGCAGGTTCCCAGCCGGCTAACGGTACGGTTGTTGTGAATCCGGACGGCACCTTCACATATGTGCCTAATCCCGGATTCTTCGGCACCGACAGCTTCATTATTACCGTTACTGACAGCTTGGGACGAAGCGCTCAGGCTACCATCACTGTTATCGTCTATGACCCGCCGAGTCCCGCTCCGATTGTCCTGAATGCCGGACTTAGTACGCCTGAAGGAACGCCAGTTAGCGGTGTTGCGCCAGGCGGAGCCGGTGCCGCATATGCTCTCTTGACGCCTCCAGTTCATGGCGTGCTTGGTTTTGGCGCAAACGGCTCGTTCGTATATACACCGAATGCCGGATTTACAGGTACCGACACCTTCATTCTGCGGATTACCGATGCGCTGGGCAATGTATATCTCTACACTGTCGCCGTTACAGTCATCCCTGTTGCAGGTGCTTTGACCGTCAACTACTCTACAGAGGCGAATGCAGCCTTGACTGGTAACCTGAACAACATCGGTCTGGGCGGCATTACCGGAGCAGAGCTGGTAGCTGCACCGGGCAACGCCAGTCTGTCCCTTAATGCGGACGGCACCTTCACCCTGATTCCGAACACCGATTATGTCGGTCAGAACCAGTTCACGCTGGGGGTCACCGACAAGGACGGCAAGAAATATAAAGTTGTCGGTAAAGTCGATACACTTCCGGAAGGTGAAGAGTAA
- a CDS encoding methyltransferase domain-containing protein yields MRIDLGSGRSKHANCIGIDRVGYKGTDLIHDFNLPIPLADSSVDFVMASNSLCYVDNLQQVMAEIYRVCRHSAVVVIVAPYAHATASRVNPEYKQQFDEHLPKYWTAHPDDTLYADEFPLTGPQARSYEGELNDPLVDFRLLRMEFFYYPAYHGFYSQAELALLRQSQLNVAYQIMYHLLVVKEPVSPGELSGFRAKLKFEEPAYIQAQRMQSGMDEGGDPPFYLDHLAAETAEQAGRLEPVKLPVSRPARSRGNSRTRNKRLSTSRRKPAQRSKTRPSSGKRRTQAAGR; encoded by the coding sequence ATGAGAATCGATCTGGGCAGCGGAAGGAGCAAGCATGCCAACTGCATCGGGATTGACCGCGTGGGCTACAAGGGAACCGACCTGATTCATGACTTCAATCTGCCGATACCGCTGGCCGACAGCAGTGTGGACTTTGTTATGGCCTCGAACAGCCTGTGCTATGTGGATAATCTGCAACAGGTAATGGCGGAAATTTACCGGGTTTGCCGTCACAGCGCGGTTGTCGTCATTGTTGCTCCTTATGCCCATGCCACAGCGAGCAGAGTCAATCCCGAATATAAACAGCAGTTCGACGAGCATCTGCCTAAATATTGGACTGCCCATCCGGATGATACACTGTATGCCGACGAATTCCCGCTGACCGGTCCGCAGGCGCGTTCTTATGAGGGGGAGCTTAACGATCCACTGGTTGATTTCCGCCTCTTGCGGATGGAATTTTTCTATTATCCTGCATATCATGGCTTCTACAGCCAGGCGGAGCTGGCGCTGCTGCGGCAATCCCAGCTGAATGTCGCTTATCAGATTATGTATCATTTGCTTGTAGTCAAAGAGCCGGTATCACCTGGTGAGCTGTCCGGCTTCCGGGCCAAGCTGAAATTTGAAGAGCCTGCATATATCCAGGCCCAGCGCATGCAGAGTGGAATGGATGAAGGAGGGGATCCGCCTTTTTATCTGGATCATCTTGCAGCGGAAACAGCGGAGCAGGCCGGCAGATTGGAGCCGGTCAAACTGCCGGTAAGCCGGCCGGCCAGAAGCAGGGGCAACAGCAGAACGCGCAATAAAAGACTCAGCACCTCCCGGCGTAAACCGGCTCAGCGGAGCAAAACCAGGCCGTCTTCCGGCAAACGGCGGACCCAGGCAGCGGGCAGGTAA
- a CDS encoding sugar kinase, whose product MAKTVYVLGELNVDMIAGGRDVTPEWNKEKLLERFNLVLGSSSAITAVVLAGLGLDVRFVSIVGDDALGRFCVDALTAMNVDTSRVVFDPSRATGVTLSLSGEKDRALLTYLGTIPLLQPEHLPEELYEQADHIHFGSYYLQDGMREHWKDVFGKARQQGCSTSFDTGWDIREEWLPESISELLPFTTLFIPSRDELTAIYGVGDEHEALQKLPAENGTVAVKRGSAGALIRTKDGLLLERPAYRITPIDTTGAGDSFNAGLIYAHLQGLSPAESLDFASACGAMATLRIGGASKAPAVEEVRSFMEEHTFAE is encoded by the coding sequence ATGGCAAAAACCGTATACGTGCTTGGAGAACTCAATGTGGATATGATTGCCGGTGGACGGGATGTGACGCCGGAATGGAACAAGGAGAAGCTGCTGGAACGCTTTAATCTTGTGCTCGGCTCCTCCTCGGCCATTACAGCAGTAGTGCTTGCCGGCTTAGGCCTGGATGTGCGGTTCGTCAGTATCGTCGGCGATGATGCCCTCGGACGGTTCTGTGTGGATGCACTTACCGCTATGAATGTGGATACAAGCAGAGTGGTGTTTGACCCTAGCCGTGCGACCGGTGTCACGCTCTCACTGTCTGGTGAAAAGGACCGGGCGCTGCTGACCTACTTGGGAACAATTCCGCTGCTGCAGCCGGAGCATCTCCCTGAAGAGCTGTACGAACAGGCCGATCATATTCACTTCGGCTCCTATTATTTACAGGATGGCATGCGGGAGCATTGGAAGGATGTGTTCGGCAAGGCACGGCAGCAGGGCTGCAGCACCTCCTTCGACACAGGCTGGGACATCCGTGAAGAGTGGCTGCCGGAGAGTATCAGTGAGCTGTTGCCGTTCACCACACTGTTTATCCCCAGCCGGGACGAGCTGACAGCCATCTACGGTGTAGGAGATGAGCACGAAGCTCTGCAGAAGTTGCCCGCAGAGAACGGAACCGTTGCAGTCAAGCGGGGATCTGCAGGTGCACTCATCCGGACCAAAGACGGGCTGCTGCTGGAACGCCCGGCCTACCGCATCACGCCTATCGATACAACGGGTGCCGGAGACTCCTTCAATGCCGGGCTGATCTATGCACATCTTCAGGGACTGTCGCCGGCGGAGAGCCTGGATTTCGCTTCGGCCTGCGGAGCAATGGCTACGCTGCGGATCGGTGGTGCCAGCAAAGCGCCGGCGGTTGAGGAAGTGCGGAGCTTTATGGAGGAGCATACTTTTGCTGAGTAA
- a CDS encoding AraC family transcriptional regulator yields the protein MLHLNPEHYDFMIGINLTPDEQELSVLFSGEGRPHPGHKIGPSVHDYYLIHTVLEGGGQFQSGTFSARCRAGDTFVIFPGSLFSYQADQDTPWHYAWVALQGTGIHELLAAVGITRNQPFLHEGNAAELHTLYTRIRLSFQQSAYPRLESLEASGWVRLLLHQFGRGNLNALPEHLAAMPEIIDRQIDQAIRWISLQFHQQISIDHLASSLGYHRVHLSKAFKQRTGLSPKQFLLKMRMDKARELLEGPLTIEQVASSVGFNDALYFSKQFRKATGMPPSEYRSGFRN from the coding sequence ATGTTGCATTTGAATCCCGAACATTATGATTTCATGATCGGTATTAATCTTACTCCGGATGAGCAGGAGCTTTCGGTGCTGTTCAGCGGAGAGGGGAGGCCGCATCCCGGCCACAAGATCGGCCCGTCTGTTCACGATTATTATCTGATCCATACCGTGCTGGAAGGCGGGGGGCAGTTTCAGAGCGGGACTTTCTCGGCACGCTGCCGGGCGGGGGATACCTTCGTTATTTTCCCCGGCTCGCTCTTCAGCTATCAGGCGGATCAGGATACCCCTTGGCATTATGCCTGGGTAGCTTTGCAGGGCACAGGGATTCATGAGCTGCTGGCGGCGGTTGGCATTACCCGTAACCAGCCTTTTCTCCATGAGGGTAACGCCGCTGAACTCCATACTCTATATACGCGGATCCGGCTTTCTTTCCAGCAGTCAGCATACCCGCGGCTGGAAAGTCTGGAGGCTTCGGGCTGGGTACGGCTGCTGCTGCATCAGTTCGGACGGGGCAATCTGAATGCGCTGCCTGAACATCTGGCGGCAATGCCGGAGATCATCGACCGGCAGATCGATCAGGCGATCCGCTGGATATCGCTGCAATTTCATCAGCAGATCAGCATCGATCATCTGGCCTCCTCGCTCGGATACCACCGGGTTCATCTATCCAAGGCTTTCAAGCAGAGAACCGGACTGTCACCCAAGCAATTCCTGCTCAAAATGCGGATGGACAAAGCGAGAGAACTGCTGGAGGGGCCGCTGACCATTGAGCAGGTTGCCTCTTCTGTAGGCTTCAATGATGCCCTCTATTTCTCGAAGCAATTCCGCAAAGCTACCGGGATGCCGCCGAGTGAATACCGTTCCGGGTTCAGAAACTAA